GCCGCTCCCTACCCGGCTGATTTCCGTGTGGTTTCTGACCATGATCACCTCCGTGCCCGCCCCGGTTGCCCGGGCGCTGATCCAGGGGCTGAAACACGATCTTATCCCTGACGATACGGCCCTGCGGGCGCTGATCCCCCAGAAACTGATCACCTTTGACGACGCCCTGCGCCAGACCCTGGAAAGTGAGCGCCATCTCTCCCACTCGGCAGACTGGGGCTACGACGCCCTGGCCCACGCCCGCTGGCGGCCGGAATATGGCTATTACCCCAAACAGGCAGGCTACACGCTGACCACCCGCGCCAGCGCCGCCGCCCTCTGGCAGGTGGTTAACCAGCTTGGCAGCCCGCAGCGGGGCTACTTTTTTGCCAATATTCTCTGGCAGATCCGGGCCCTGATGGACCGGCTCGTCGGCCACCGGTTACCGGTCGGGCGCCCCACACATCCTTACCTGCACCCGGGGGACCAGGTGGACAGCTGGAAAGTGATTGTCGCCGAGCCATTACGGGAACTTACGCTATTATTTGGCATGAAAGCCCCAGGACTGGGCCGCCTGTCGTTTACGCTGGAAGATAACGGCGAGGTGCGCACCCTTGATGTGCGGGCATGGTGGCACCCCCACGGCACACCGGGGCTGCTTTACTGGCTGGTGATGATCCCGGCGCATCTGTTCATCTTTAAAGGGATGGCCCGCAGAATCGTCCGTCTTGCTGAGCAATCATCACACAAATCGCCTTAAACGACGGGTTTATTCCGTCATTCCCATTGCATCGGGGCGCAATTCACGGAAGAATGCGCTGCGTAACTTAAAAGACTATAGTGGGTTGAAATGAAGGTACTGGTAACAGGCGCCACCAGTGGCTTGGGCCGAAATGCGGTAGAGTTTCTGCGACAACGCGGGATCACCGTGCGCGCTACCGGGCGTAACGAGGCGATGGGCCGTCTGCTGCAAAAAATGGGGGCGGAGTTTGTCCATGCGGATTTAACGCAGCTGGTCTCCTCCCAGGCCAAAGCCATGCTGGCGGATGTGGACACCCTGTGGCACTGCTCCAGTTTTACCTCCCCCTGGGGCACCCAGCAGGCCTTTGATCTGGCCAATGTGCGCGCCACCCGGCGGCTGGGAGAGTGGGCCGTTGCCTGGGGAGTGCGGAATTTTGTCCATATCTCCTCACCGGCGCTGTATTTTGACTACCACCACCACCGCAATATCCCGGAAGATTTCCGCCCGGCCCGTTACGCCAACGAATTTGCCCGCAGCAAGGCCGCATCTGAAGAGGTTATCCAGCTGCTGGCCCAGTCTAACCCCCACACCCGGTTTACTATCCTGCGCCCCCAGAGCCTGTTCGGCCCCCATGACAAAGTCTTTTTCCCGCGCCTGGTGCAGATGATGCGCCACTACGGCAGCATTCTGCTGCCCCACGGGGGCTCTGCCATGGTGGATATGACCTATCTGGAAAACGCAGTCCACGCCATGTGGCTGGCCAGCTCCCCCAGGTGCGACGCCCTGCCCTCAGGCCAGGCCTACAACATTACCAATATGGCCTCCTGCACGCTGCGCTCGATTGTGGAAAAACTGATCGCCGCCCTGGGGATCAAATGCCGGATCCGCTCAGTTCCGTACCCGATGCTGGATATGATCGCCCGCAG
This Shimwellia blattae DSM 4481 = NBRC 105725 DNA region includes the following protein-coding sequences:
- a CDS encoding DUF2867 domain-containing protein; the encoded protein is MKTMRKILVLGASGYIGQHLVARLSAAGHQVTAAARRVAWLEKQPWPGVTCRYVDLHQPESIPPLLEDVDTLYYLIHSMGDGARLVEREQQAAANLRSTLLRYPVKQIIYLSSLQTREGDSHSAHLQARQLTGDILRDADIPVTELRAGIIVGAGSAAFEVMRDMVYNLPVLTPPRWVRSRTSPIALENLLVYLERLPESAGEQHRIFEAAGPEILSYQQQFEHFMAISGCHRPLIPVPLPTRLISVWFLTMITSVPAPVARALIQGLKHDLIPDDTALRALIPQKLITFDDALRQTLESERHLSHSADWGYDALAHARWRPEYGYYPKQAGYTLTTRASAAALWQVVNQLGSPQRGYFFANILWQIRALMDRLVGHRLPVGRPTHPYLHPGDQVDSWKVIVAEPLRELTLLFGMKAPGLGRLSFTLEDNGEVRTLDVRAWWHPHGTPGLLYWLVMIPAHLFIFKGMARRIVRLAEQSSHKSP
- a CDS encoding NAD-dependent epimerase/dehydratase family protein, which codes for MKVLVTGATSGLGRNAVEFLRQRGITVRATGRNEAMGRLLQKMGAEFVHADLTQLVSSQAKAMLADVDTLWHCSSFTSPWGTQQAFDLANVRATRRLGEWAVAWGVRNFVHISSPALYFDYHHHRNIPEDFRPARYANEFARSKAASEEVIQLLAQSNPHTRFTILRPQSLFGPHDKVFFPRLVQMMRHYGSILLPHGGSAMVDMTYLENAVHAMWLASSPRCDALPSGQAYNITNMASCTLRSIVEKLIAALGIKCRIRSVPYPMLDMIARSMERFGNKESREPVLTHYGVSKLNFDFTLDVSKAQRELGYEPIVTLDEGIIRTAEWLKDHGTLR